The region GATCACAGATGCTTTGGGGTTGTTTTACCGGTAGTGGTCTAGGGGTTCCTGTTAACAATGATGACATTCCATTAAGTACCTGGGCATTTTTAGCCCAAATGCTGCCGTTTCTGCCAAAGGTTTAGGCTTTACTGCAGATAGATCTTTTAGCAAGACAATCAGcccaaacataaatgaaaatcaaCACTGTAATGATTgcgggaacaaaaaaaaacaataaacatcaaTTTGCAATGGCCATTTAGTCTCTGAAATTGAAGCCATTGAAAACCTATAGTCTTAATTACAGGGCAACCCAGATGTGAAAGAACCTTGAAATGTTCTGCATGCAGGAGTAGTCCAAGATCCCTCTGATAGTGTGCTCgaattttgtcacattttagaGGTATTAATGCCAATCATTTTGAAGCACAAtagtgttttgtgtttaaaaacatTGTGTTAAATTTAAGTCCAAAATAGGACTTACTGCATGTGATGTTTACTTTACAAATTCATTTTGCTTACTTTCATGGAGAATGGCAGTATTTTTTGAATTGACTACATTTCACAAGGTGGCTGTCTCCATCAATGAGTGTGAGTGATTCTGTGCTTGTTGCTTACCTGCCAGTGGTTATTTTGAGGTAATGTGCATATGCGGCTTAAAAGAGGCTTTGGTTACCAgctggctaaataaaaagataaatgtaaCAGTATTAGTTGCATATTATAAATAAGTGTGTAACAGATCGACAGGTCAGCTGTAATCAAAgattaaatcaaatgaaaaaaaatggtaaattcaACCATTGTAGAAAAAGAGATACACacagaattaaatataaatgCCAGAAATATTTCATATATTGTCCAATCTCCTAATTATTGTGACATTGGGCACTCTATTAGTAGCCAGAGTTTCCTTAAAACATGTACTCTGAATTTGTCTAGATGTGCCAAATATCTGTGGTGCAATTCTTAATTATGCATTAACAATAAACTAGCCTTCCTGGTTAGGGGCAAAATGCTTCTAAGCTGGTCTTGATTAACACTGTAATGAGGTATGCCTGCTTACAGTAGGGCACATTAATTCTCAACAGATTTAAGTTTTCAATATTCTACCACCTTAGTAAAATTAACTCAGAAACATTACCATAAAAAATATAGTTGGGCTAATATAGTAAAGTTATAATTGAGGCCTgatgtttaataaaaatgaagaaacaaaccattttaaattattgttataATGGTAATGCATGttccataaataaagaattaggAATCTTAAAAACATggttacaaaaaaatattaaggcGTGTCTACATAAGTTGCTAGGTTTATCACAATTAGCGAgtattaacaaaaattatttaaaaagtgggaAACGCTGAAGTCAAGAAATATTATCCATTCCATGTCTTTAGTAAGATCAAAAAACACCAACCTCAGTAAGATATGTATGTGCTTCTAGTAACATTCCTTTTATATAAACTTGAAGTGTATAAAATAAGGTAACAAAGTCCTGTGTGCTAAAGATTGTATCAGCTAGTGCAAAACCCAAAGTTGAAGGGATGAATCCCCTGCCATATTCCACCATCCAGGTTCCTGCAGTCCATTGTACAGATGTAGCTTCACCTGGTTTATGAACAATAGTGTCACCTGCATAaggggtaaaaaaaacaaacatacacaaaaaaaaaaaaaaaaaaaaaaaaaaagataaaaatgtcagTTGGTAGGAAATGAATTTCCCTTCTTCACAGAAAGGAGATCttaaaatatcacaagtaaaaataaaaaagttcctTACATTTTGTtggatatttatttaaaaaaatctttaaaaaaatggcacacttgtaattaaaatgtgtttattaacaTAACAAATTGCTTTTATATGATTaaccacagggaaaaaaaatgtacctGCAAGACTACACTCTAGATTTAATATCACAAAGACTACAGAATTCTTAATTATTAAAATCATATGATGTGAAACACCATGCAAGTTAATGCATTTTCTCGTTAGCATTTATAAATGCATTAATTCTAACTCTGTAGATTAAGTAATGTATAAAaatggaagagaaacagaaaaatacattcaAAGCATTGCCATGTCCCGTTTAGATCCATTCTGCCTGAAAAACTAATacagttcaaaaaatattttcatctatTTAATTTACACCGCCATGCGGTGTGTAAATAAATAGGTCTGATCGGATTTAATACAGTTCAGCCCAGACTACTGTTCAAGTACCTATTTACTTTATTCTCCTTCTGACAAGTTGAAAAAAAGTTAGGCAGAAGGgctaaaaaacaaacagaatcaGGCACAATCACCTGCATACCACAAGCCTCTCTACAGTCCCTTTTGTGTTTGCTGTGCTGCTATTTCCAGGATGGAGTGACAGACAAGAAGAGAGTGCAACAAACAGGAAAGAGAAAAGCATCCTAATAGCACGCATGAGAACAAATGCATCATATTTCAAATCCTAACTCACAACATAATGCAAAGCCTTCCTGTCACATTAGCAGATATTCTaagatattcttcttttttgtgaaactggttggaatgaaaatgcacAGCCACAGTGAtactccaggactgaacttgggaacccCATTTTAAGCCATTGTACaattatcaaaaaaatgaaaccatataatttctaaaaataaacttttttgtaAATGCTTAGGAAAGCTTTAATTTAGGGTAACAATTATAATTAAAAGGATCTGTTCACATTTAAGCACAAAGCAAATCTTCAAAATAGATGGAAACTAATTTCTAAATTCAAATTGGCTCAGATGGTTTCCAAAAAGAACTTGTGAAATAAAGCTTAGTAAAATGTACCATCCCTTTTGAcactatatttacagtatattccccACAAAACATGACAAATGTTTGTCTGCTTAAAGAATATGCTACTAAAATTTGGAAATGTTCACACTCCAAGTGAATGGTGTGGATTAAACTGATAACCTTGAAGTTTATAGACCTTCCTGTTATAAGCTTTTGGGCATTATTCTAAATATATTATTCATTACAGATATACATctacaaaaaacaattaaaacgcTCCACATTACTCCGtaactttattttctgtcttacTGTGTTATGTAAATGCATTAGCAAAcagtttgaagaagaaaaaaaataataattagacagacagacagacatgcataTCACATACACTCTCACCTGGATAATAAACATCACTTTTTGTTGTTCCCTCTTTCCACTGGCGAAATGTACCAGAAATAATGGTGTCTGAGATTTCAGCCCAGTATCGACCTATATAAACAATTTATACACATGATTCTTGAACACACTTTGTGCTTAACAttatacataaaaacacaaaaataaatgaagcttCACTACAGACTACAAACCGAATTCTTTAAAACAGTAGCTTGTTTACAATTTAGCTCATGTGTTATTTTGATCCATGcaagtaaatttattttttctacttttatttcttaatatttaaataattttaaaaagagttaaaaattaGGATATATTATCACTTTGCTTATAACCGATTTTAATTTATCTAGGATGAAGCTTCAAAGCATAATAAGCAAACAACTCCATTCTAGagttgatgtgaacattaattgAAGCTCTTGACCTGCTCTGATGCCACATGATTGGCCGATTAAATTATTAGGAACATCTGTTTATCTACTCAGTGAGTGTAtgctttgaaaaggaagataaagGACTACTTCAGCATATATATTATTCTACCTGAATGGCCACTGGTATCCACTGCAGTTCCAAACAGCAAAACATATTCAGTCAGGGACGCATGGAGCAAACACATGGAACCCATCCAACCACCAGCATTGACAAAAACCCATTTCAGGTCTTCATCTGGCAGTATGTGACCTGGATACTTCTTTCGTAGCTCCAGCACCACTTTGGAAAAAGCCAGCTCATGGTCTAATCCTACAAGcacaaaaacagaatgtaaaaataacatACACATGAAATTTAAAGTTTTCATAAACAAAACTGGAACCCAAAGGTTCAGTAATTTAACACTTTGCCTTAATGTAACatcacaatactgttttgatgcaTTTAGATATCAatccttgaggttgtgggttcaaatctttcTGCCACTTTGTGACCATGagcacctacctgtgctccaattagacaAAAAGAAGAACTGTAACCATGTGTACATTAAACGTTGTaaatcgccttggataaaggatatcagccaaataagtaaatataaacttgAAGGGAAACAGTGCCCAAAGGTTTAATAATTTAGTGAAGCTTTGAAGCATCAAAGTTGCATTCTGACCTTATCGATTGTTTAAAGTGATCTCAAGTGCACATAACACTTAACAAAATTAACATATTGATTcccatttaacagtattttaccaTTTCGACGGTAAAGATGCTAGTCATTTTGCaatcatttttcttctttctggaAAGCGGTTTTAAATTTCAAGTGTCACTAAATAACACAAACAGGAGGTTTTAAATCTTTAACCATCGAACAAATACAAACGACTATCCATTACTATGAGCATTTAACCAATTCTCCACGCTTTCACCAAATGAAATATTCGAAGCCGGCTTTTCCATTTAATTAAAGTGATGTAGTAAAACTGCAGTCAAAGCTGTGCTGAAACAATTCACATTACCTTAAAAATGAAGAACGATCGTAGTTCGAAGTGGAGGCATACCTATACTGAGCTAGAAGAGAACCGATAACGTATGTACGAACTGGTCCTTTAGTTGTACTGAAATTatatctttaaattttatttcgtTATCCCTTTTCGCAGAATCAATGGCTTTTTTAACCGTAACGGTTTTCTCTGTAAAATGCGTTGCTGTAAGCCTGTTGAAATGAAAGTCCCTAAACCCACATGAAAACGGTTAAAAGCAACAGGCACCATCATTACCGGATCGCTCCAAATTAGCGGCTTCTTTCTATGTAACTTTGTAAACTCTGCACGATCGGAAACTTAAAGTAAAGCAACAAGTTTGATTTCTGTCAAAATAAAGACACTATCGCGGTTTATGCGCTAAGAGAGCATAAGTAAACCCGCTTTTCGCATACTTTAAACCATTAACGATTTGCTCGTGTCAGGCAAACGTTTCCAAAGAAAGCTACAGACTAGTAAACCCCGGTACCTGCGTATTGCTTGGCCAGTTTTGCGATATCATCTTTATTGAAGACGTACTGCTTACTTTCCAGACAGTACCGTAAACACTGCAACACTAGCGCGAGAGCACCAAGTACCACGACAAGCTTCAATAAAATTGTCGGAAAATACATTGCTGAATTAACGCGATACAACTGAAGTCCGACACACTCACGCGACTAAACCGTCTTATTTTAATCAGTAGTACACATTAACTGCATGCAGGTTGCAAAGACCACCTGTTTTCAGAGTGACGCGAGTATCCACCAATAGGACGGGACCTTGTTTACTTCCTATCCAATAGCACCGAATCGATTCGCCATGAGGAATATCCCGCCCAAGAGTGACAGTAAAGGACAAGTGTGACTTTACCCGGAGTTGAAAACCACACGCTGAATGCAAGGTGAAAGCCACATGTGATAATTGCATTTGGTTATTTCAGTGATTAAAAAAGTTTTGCtgaattgtatatattttttgcaacATGCGATACTTTCAAGAGCCTTAGAGTTAAGTTGAACCGTTTTGTGGTTTATCACTTATAAAATCAAGACGTGTTgggaaaatagtttttattttagtgGTTTTATCTTATTATTTGTGACAATGAATGGCTAGCGCTGTTTTGGGATTTGCTGTTATTCCAGTTGAACATGGCAGAGGTTTTAGTAAATCGTCAGTGTCCACAGCATGTACAGTTGAGGCCATAAAATGACAAACATCTTGGCTAAAAACTGTCAAATTTAAAATTCTACAATTTCACACACATCACGTTACCAATTTATTTGCTAAGTCAAATGGtgtatcttctttatttctgtaagagtttttctttaaaataatgattaaagGATTTATTTCAGGTTTTAAGTACTATGCCTGATTTTCGgtgctggcgtcctgcccggggtttgtttcctgctttgcgccctgtgttggctgggattggctccagcagaccctcatgaccctgtagttaggatatagcgggttggataatggatggatggatggatggattttcggTGGATCAAAAGTTCACAATGTCAGTTCTGGGGGGCTGCAGCAGCTCCcaagtttttgttctaacccacaGCATCATGGGCCCCctggcaaagtagtgcactggggcccctgttttgatagcaaaacagaaacatacataggcatcagaaacatcgtgggtccctatgctcctgggacccccggccagtgcccatacaTGAAGACGGTACTGAttacccagttgtttaattaaaaaattaaaaaacaatcagcAGCGAAGGTggaagggaatgagaacggtgacTGTAAAAcgtgccgcatggccgccctgctggatgattctacaataaaataaaataaaaataaaaagaggaataaccttggaggtcagtcgTCACCCCGaaaacggatagtagacgtcacgtagtatatgtactgaatttcaggtcaatggatcaaacggtttgcgagctacaggtgatttaaaatcctggacagacaaacgaacagccacagtagtgtattatatataaagattcaaaagtgtcaaaacagcaatgatgtgtatctcaaaaatctgatgtgctagcttaattccgatttcatatatgaaatctgtGTAAAAAACATAATAgagagctggtctgaagttcccagtagcaaacaaaaaatttgTAAACCagtgttatttttgtttgcatGGGCTGTACAGCTTTACCCAAGCACATGTGAAAACATGGTGTGTCTGTTGTCACAGTGGTAAATATTTGATCTTCATCTGTCAGTTTCTCTTGCTGTTTTCTAGGAGTAACCATGGCCACCCCACTGTTCatttgcaccaaaaaaaaaaagagcagtgaGCAGTGGTCCACTATTTGTGGGCTGAAGTTGTACCAGGAGCCAAAATCCATTAAAGGCTTTCTGCACAAAATGGAGACTTTATTTTACCATGACAGTGTATTTATAAATGGATTGAGGAGTTCAAAAATGGTCACACAAAAGATATGAGCACAAAGCAGCGGTGGAACACCCATCCACGTCCACTACTGACGACCACATTGAGCAAGTCCAAACCATGACTCTGATGAACCAATGAGGATTTGGGCCCCTCGTAcaccttcagcccataaaaagGGGATACCTACTCACTGCTTTTCTTTGGTGCGTATGAAGAAGTTGAAACTTTATCACTGTGACCACAGACTCAGCAGGTTGCtgctatacagtgcatctggaaagcattcacagcgcatcactttttccacattttgttatgttacagccttattccataatggattaaattcatttttttccgcagaattctacacacaagaccccataatgacaacatgaaaaaagtttacttgaggtttttgcaaatttattaaaaataaaaaattgagaaagcacatgtacataagtattcacagcctttgccatgaagctcaaaattgagctcaggtgcctcctgtttcccctgatcatccttgagatgtttctgcagcttacttggagtccacctgtggtaaattcagttggttggacatgatttggaaaggcacacacctgtctatataaggtcccacagttgacagttcatgtcagagcacaaaccaagcaggaagtcaaaggaattgtctgtagacctccgagacaggattgtcttgaggcacaaatctggggaaggttacagaaaaatttctgctgctttgaaggtcccaatgagcacagtggcctccatcatccgtaagtggaagaagttcaaaaccaccaggactcttcctagagctggccggccatctaaactgagcgatcgggggagaagggccttagtcagggagatgaccaagaacccgatggtcactctgtcagagctccagaggtcctctgtggagagaggagaaccttgcagaaggacaaccatctctgcagcaatccaccaatcaggcctgtatggtagagtggccagacggaagccactccttagtaaaaggcacatggcagcccgcctggagtttgccaaaaggtacctgaaggactctcagaccatgagagaaagaaaattctctggtctgatgagacaaagattgaactctttggtgtgaatgccaggcgtcacgtttggaggaaaccaggcaccgctcatcaccaggccaataccatccctacagtgaagcatagtggtggcagcatcatgctgtggggatgtttttcagcggcagggactgggagactagtcaggataaagggaaagatgactgcagcaatgtacagagacatcctggatgaaaacctgctccagagcgctcttgacctcagactggggcgacggttcatctttcagcaggacaacaaccctaagcacacagccaagatatcaaaggagtggcttcaggacaactctgtgaatgtccttgagtggcccagccagagcccagacttgaatccgattgaacatctctggagagatcttaaaatggctgtgcaccgacgcttcccatccaacctgatggagcttgagaggtgctgcaaagaggaatgggcgaaactggccaaggataggtgtgccaagcttgtggcatcatattcaaaaagacttgaggctgtaattgctgccaaaggggcatcgacaaagtattgagcaaaggctgtgaatacttatgtacatgagatttctcagtttttttatttttaataaatttgcaaaaacctcaagtaaacttttttcacgttgtcattatggggtgttgtttgtagaattcggaggaaaaaaatgaatttaatccattttggtataaggctgtaacataacaaaaggtggaaaaagtgatgcactgtgaatacttttcggatgcactgtacatataattCCATCAGTCTGACAGTGTCCTGATTACACAGCTTATGGGATACAAGAGCCAAAGTCAGGAAAATTGTGAAGATTTACATGGTGTTAGAAATACTGTGAATTTTTGTATTCTATTAATATAGGTACTGTATACCACTtgctcaaaaaatattttaaatagagcACACGCTAGCAACTTTGATTTAACTCTGAGGTTTGCCCTTCTGgaataaaagaggaaaacagcatattggattaacagaaacaGGTTTTTATTAGGTAGAATAGCAGGGTCCCTTTGTGACAATACTGTACATTACCAATGGACCCGTATAGTTGGGCTGGGAGCAGGAACACCACCAAGGCAGTTGTTTTATTGTGGAGTGGTCAAGGACAGATgatacaaagaaatgttttgtgCCCTTGAGTACAAGTGTGCCAGCAACCAACAAGTTGACAAGCCTCAGACTGGTTTTCAGTTAAGCTCTACATGATGGGAAAGCACAGTATTTTGTGTTACAGCATGGACAATAATAGGTAAAAATTCATAATGCTTAATTAGGCAAGTCTCAAAGAAAGAATGTGTCTAATTCCcagaataatttattttacatttgtttgacctttttgaatatacagtgcaAAAAAAGGAACACCGATTTGTAACAGTGGCTTTCAGCCAGCATTTTACTGCCCTCTAGAGAATCCTTTGGTATGTAGCAgataacatttttcacatttctttagctgttttatttagatttattGTTTTAGTGCCATATATCCCAATGACCGCAAAGCATTTTAGAGGATGCTAAAGCTGGCTCAGAGTATTACTGACACACGACATTCTTCTGTGCTGACAGCGTTATTTAAGAGCTCTGTTAAACCTTTTCCATGCCTCAGTATACTTCTTCACTtttcacacactttattgtgttgtagattaaattttaaatggataaatttgctatttttaaccatcaatctacactcaattacccataatcaagtcaagttggggagcatgcactggtacagcatgttgccacacccactacacaacgaaacaagtcgggatcccggtttgcaaccccccaggcagacacagggtccagtcccaccctccggaaatgaccctctatctgccgcagccaggtgttacatgggcggccccttggtctggtccagccactcgggtcctcagcagtgaggatcctgtgattcagatcaccctcggggaaacgcgccacatggccgtagtgctgaaactgacactccctcacaatgcaggtaatgtgcctcattcaggactccatgagcaaccgctcattcgacacaaagtcaaactaatggtacccaaggattttccagagagacacagttacaaaggagtccagtgttcatctcaggtcactggatagcctccatgtctcgcaaccatatagcaagacaggaagcaccaggactctaaagacttggaccttcgtccttttgcatagataatgacaaagtgaaaacatgctttcatactttgttttgcaaatttgttaattaaaaactgaaatctttcatttctaTAAGTATTAGACCCTTAGCCATTGTACTCCAAATTGTAGTTATGTACATCCAGTTTGCTTTAGTTATCTTTGAgacagtgacgtgcggtgaggttcatggcagGTGAGGCCTTCAGTGTCAGATTTACAAACATATGAACCCCAAAGTGTAGCTTATTCAATATttaattggcagcatgcacattgactactggttatgtttcatatcttattagcattctttacacacacatacagtaggtaaGGCATATAtgtggctaagaaagaacgttacatttatagtgacaagagagagcggagagagaaagcgtatttgctcctcaccctccatgtgttctaaattttccgttgtaattccacaattcatactcattcaatacaaatgaaagtatagagtggtgtataaaaaattaaaaaaaaaaaaaacagattttgactttaattgaaatatttagttgtttttaaaagctttttattctgatgctttgatcaattttaatacagactgttcaacaaaaagataacaagaacaacaacaatattttatttaaggtcaaaatttagtttttaaatattggattgtttttttttttcttagtctgatcccatttttttttttaatcgaaaaccgtttatggtcttacctttatttgtaaatgaagtccatgcgcctgtcCTTCTAaatgaaaatctccgtcactttcttctaaaagtcctccttattttcctttagttttaaaaatcttaatcttccattttggcagtcagtcggaacaaaaaaataaaaataagcggaccgctgcagtgcccttgactttctgatatcgctaacttattggcgcctctgcgtagaaaagcagcagcagcagcaatgagcacctgttgggctcacatgcgcccccttcagggcagcatggtactgtctgcctcactcaccttgtgccttttcactgtggttttatgtccgatcaaaatgactaaatatgtcacacacattcattaaagatattagccagactgtggaaagtcagggtgtctGTAAACATTAGATTGGCAAcaaacagagagacagcaacaggcatgcgcCAATCGCAGTTATCAGCCCCGTGTGTGAGGAAGAGCGCAGTCCGAGATGAGGTGAGGTTTGTCGCTGACGCACCTCACGTTTCTCTCATGTATTTGAACAgtaaatgcacaaattcagcaattttgacttatattttataaaaatgatcaaaatgattggaatcagaaaacaaatttatagcacagaccagtggacacatttttttttatgttatcattattagtttttttacttttcataatgacATCTGCCTCCCTTGACCGCATGTTTTTAGAACCTGACCCGTGGCAAATTTAATTGACTGGACATAATTTACAAaggcacatacagttaggtccataaatatttggacagagacaacttttttctaattttggttctctacattaccacaatgaattttaaatgaaacaactccgatgcagttgaagtgcagactttcagctttaatttttttaacacaatcccttcatttcaggagctcaaaagtaattggacaaagtaaataactggaaataaaatgttcatttctaatacttggttgaaaaccctttgctggcaatgacagcctgaagtcttgaactcctggacatcaccagatgttgggtttcctcctttttaatgttctgccaggcctttactgcagcggctttcagttgctgtttgtttgtgggcctttctgtctgaagtttagtcttcaacaagtgaaatgcctgctcaattgggttaagatcaggtgactgacttggccattcaagaattttccacttctttgctttaataaactcctgggttgctttggctgtatgttttgggtcattgtccatctgtatcatgaaacaccggccaatcaatttgactgtatttagctggatttgagcagacagtatgtctctgaacacctcagaattcattcggctgcttctgtcctgtgtcacatcatcaataaatactagtgtcccagtgccactggcagccatgcacgcccaagccatcacactgcctccaccgtgttttacagatgatgtgctatgctttggataatgagctgttccacgccttttccatacttttttcttgccataattctggtagaggttgatcttggtttcatctgtccaaagaatgtttttccagaactgtgctggcttttttagatgttctttagcaaagtccaatctagcctttctattcttgaggcttatgagtggcttgcaccttgcagtgcaccctctgtatttactttcatgcagtcttctctttatggtagacttggatatcgatacgcccgcctaccccctggagagtgttgttcacttggttggctgttgtgaaggggtttctcttcatcatggaaatgattctgcgatcatccaccactgttgtcttctgtggacgtccaggtatttttgcgttgctgagttcaccagtgcttgctttctttctcaggatgtaccaaacggtagattttgccactcgtaatattgtagcaatttctcggatgggttttttctgttttcgcagcttaaggatggcttctttcacctgcatggagagctcctttgaccacatgttgtctgttcacagcaaaatcttccacatggaaGCACCACACCTCAACTCCAGGCGTTttgtctgcttaattgataatgacataacgacggacttgcccacacctgcccatgaaatagcctttgagtcaattgtccaattccttttgagcccctgaaatgaagggattgtgttcaaaaaatgcttttgttgcctcacatttttatgcaattgttttgttcaccccactaaattaaagctgaaagtctgcacttcaactgcatcggagttgtttcatttaaaattcattgtggtaatgtacagaaccaaaattagaaaacagttgtctCTGCCCAAATGTTTATGTACCTAACTGTACTTGTGTATTtaaggtcctacaattcacattgcatgtcaggacaaaaaacaaagcCATGTTGTCCaatgaactctctgtagacctctgcaatcaaattgtggtgaggcataatTCATggtaaggggataaaaccat is a window of Erpetoichthys calabaricus chromosome 7, fErpCal1.3, whole genome shotgun sequence DNA encoding:
- the sigmar1 gene encoding sigma non-opioid intracellular receptor 1, translating into MYFPTILLKLVVVLGALALVLQCLRYCLESKQYVFNKDDIAKLAKQYAGLDHELAFSKVVLELRKKYPGHILPDEDLKWVFVNAGGWMGSMCLLHASLTEYVLLFGTAVDTSGHSGRYWAEISDTIISGTFRQWKEGTTKSDVYYPGDTIVHKPGEATSVQWTAGTWMVEYGRGFIPSTLGFALADTIFSTQDFVTLFYTLQVYIKGMLLEAHTYLTEVGVF